In Ailuropoda melanoleuca isolate Jingjing chromosome 7, ASM200744v2, whole genome shotgun sequence, one genomic interval encodes:
- the TMEM210 gene encoding transmembrane protein 210, giving the protein MAPCPQPDSCLVGSPLGLICLSLLLIPAAAGTYCECSLGLSREALIALLVVLAGVGASCFCALVIVAVGVMRAKSEPCPRHMNSRLVGRYGVQEDRMDLHTVQVESHVMDPDLEVSMMLPLEEQGLMTIPIDPMAPNVTVEEQPPLTPPT; this is encoded by the exons atggccccctgtccccagcctgaCTCCTGCCTGGTCGGCAGCCCCCTTGGCCTGATATGTTTGTCCCTTTTGCTCATCCCTGCTGCAG CTGGGACGTACTGCGAGTGCAGTCTCGGCCTCAGCCGCGAGGCCCTCATCGCCCTGCTCGTGGTGCTGGCGGGCGTGGGCGCCAGCTGCTTCTGCGCCCTGGTCATCGTGGCAGTTGGTGTCATGAGAGCCAAGAG TGAACCATGCCCCAGACACATGAACAGCAG GTTGGTGGGGCGCTACGGGGTCCAGGAAGATCGCATGGATCTGCACACCGTGCAAGTGGAGTCCCATGTCATGGACCCTGACCTGGAGGTCTCCATGATGCTGCCCCTGGAGGAGCAAGGCCTCATGACCATTCCCATTGACCCGATGGCTCCAAACGTGACAGTAGAGGAGCAGCCCCCTCTCACCCCCCCAACCTGA
- the ANAPC2 gene encoding anaphase-promoting complex subunit 2, whose amino-acid sequence MAAAAVRDGDPGPTQELLVAWNTVSTGLVPPAALGLASSRTSGAVPPKEEELRAAVEVLRGHGLHSVLEEWFVEVLQNDLQANISLEFWNAISQHENYADEPQCLLLLLDAFGLLESRLDPYLHSLELLEKWTRLGLLMGAGAQGLREKVHTTLRGVLFFSTPRTFQEMIQRLYGRFLRVYMQSKRKGEGGTDPELEGELDSRYARRRYYRLLQSPLCAGCGSDKQQCWCRQALEQFHQLSQVLHRLSLLERVSAEAVTTTLHQVTRERMEDRCRGEYERSFLREFHKWIERVVGWLGKVFLQDGPARPASPEAGSTLRRWRCHVQRWFYGIYAGLRIEELFSIVRDFPDSRPAIEDLKYCLERTDQRQQLLLSLKAALETRLLHPGVNTCDIITLYISAIKALRVLDPSMVILEVACEPIRRYLRTREDTVRQIVAGLTGDSDGTGDLAVELSKTDPASLETGQDSEDDSGEPEDWVPDPVDADPGKSSSRRRSSDIISLLVSIYGSKDLFINEYRSLLADRLLHQFSFSPEREIRNVELLKLRFGEAPMHFCEVMLKDMADSRRINANIREEDEKRPAEEQPPFGVYAVILSSEFWPPFKDEKLEVPEDIREALEVYCRKYEKLKAMRTLSWKHTLGLVTMDVELADRTLSVAVTPVQAVVLLYFQDQASWTLEELSKVVKMPVALLRRRMSVWLQQGVLREEPAGTFSVVEEERPQDRDSMVLIDSDEESDSGGGGVAARRVVPDLTGLCPQLFWTYIQAMLTNLESLSLERIYSMLRMFVVTGPALAEIDLQELQGFLQKKVRDQQLVYAAGVYRLPKSCS is encoded by the exons GGGGCCGACACAGGAGCTGTTGGTGGCCTGGAACACCGTGAGCACCGGGCTGGTGCCTCCGGCCGCTCTGGGACTG GCGTCCTCCCGGACCAGCGGCGCGGTGCCGCCGAAGGAGGAGGAGCTGCGGGCGGCGGTGGAGGTTTTGAGGGGCCACGGTCTGCATTCGGTCCTGGAGGAGTGGTTTGTAGAGGTGCTGCAGAACGACCTGCAGGCCAACATCTCCCTCGAGTTCTGGAATGCCATCTCGCAGCATGAGAACTATGCAGACGAGCCTCAGtgcctcctgcttctccttgACGCTTTCGGCCTGTTGGAGAGCCGTCTGGATCCTTACCTGCATAGTCTAGAGCTGCTGGAGAAGTGGACTCGCCTGGGCTTGCTGATGGGCGCAGGCGCTCAGGGGCTGCGGGAAAAAGTCCACACCACGTTGCGGGGCGTCCTGTTCTTTTCCACTCCCAGAACCTTTCAGGAGATGATTCAGCGCCTTTATGGACGCTTTTTGAGAGTGTACATGCAGAGtaagaggaagggggaagggggcacAGACCCGGAACTGGAGGGGGAATTGGACAGCAGGTACGCCCGGCGGCGGTACTACCGGCTTCTGCAGAGCCCGCTGTGCGCGGGGTGTGGCAGTGACAAGCAGCAGTGCTGGTGCCGCCAGGCCCTGGAGCAGTTTCACCAGCTCAGCCAGGTCCT ACACAGGCTCAGTCTGTTGGAGCGGGTCAGTGCCGAGGCTGTGACCACCACCCTGCACCAGGTGACCAGGGAGAGGATGGAGGACCGCTGCCGGGGCGAGTATGAGCGCTCCTTCCTGCGTGAGTTCCACAAG TGGATCGAGAGGGTGGTCGGCTGGCTGGGCAAGGTATTCCTGCAGGATGGCCCGGCCAGGCCCGCGTCCCCCGAGGCTGGCAGCACGCTGCGTCGCTGGCGCTGCCACGTGCAAAGGTGGTTCTACGGGATCTACGCCGGCCTCCGCATCGAGGAGCTCTTCAGCATTGTCCGAG ACTTCCCGGACTCCCGGCCAGCCATTGAGGACCTCAAGTACTGCCTGGAGAGGACTGACCAGAGGCAGCAGCTGCTCCTGTCCCTCAAGGCTGCCCTGGAGACGCGCCTCCTCCATCCAG GTGTGAACACATGCGACATCATCACCCTCTACATATCCGCCATCAAGGCCCTGCGTGTGCTAGACCCGTCCATGGTCATCCTGGAGGTGGCCTGTGAGCCCATTCGCCGCTACCTGAG GACGCGGGAGGACACGGTGCGGCAGATTGTGGCTGGGCTGACGGGGGACTCAGACGGGACAGGGGACTTGGCCGTTGAGCTGTCCAAGACAGATCCGGCGAGCCTGGAGACTGGTCAGGACAGCGAGGATGACTCTGGCGAGCCCGAGGACTGGGTCCCTGACCCCGTGGATGCTGACCCAG GGAAGTCCAGCTCCAGGCGGCGCTCCTCGGACATCATCAGTCTGCTGGTCAGTATCTACGGCAGCAAGGACCTCTTCATCAACGAGTACCGCTCGCTGCTGGCCGACCGCCTCCTGCACCAGTTCAGCTTCAGTCCTGAGCG GGAGATCCGCAACGTGGAGCTGCTGAAGCTGCGCTTTGGCGAGGCTCCGATGCACTTCTGCGAGGTCATGCTGAAG GACATGGCAGATTCCCGTCGCATCAATGCCAACATCCGTGAGGAGGACGAGAAGCGGCCCGCAGAGGAGCAGCCGCCTTTTGGGGTCTATGCTGTCATCCTGTCCAGCGAGTTCTGGCCGCCCTTCAAGGACGAGAAGCTGGAGGTTCCTGAGGACATCAGGGAGGCCCTCGAGGTCTACTGCAGGAAGTACGAGAAGCTGAAG GCCATGCGGACCCTCAGCTGGAAGCACACCCTGGGCCTGGTGACCATGGATGTGGAGCTGGCCGACCGCACCCTGTCTGTGGCCGTGACTCCCGTGCAGGCGGTGGTCTTGCTGTACTTCCAGGACCAAG CCAGCTGGACCCTGGAGGAGCTGAGCAAGGTGGTGAAGATGCCCGTGGCGCTGCTGCGGCGGCGGATGTCCGTGTGGCTGCAGCAGGGCGTGCTGCGGGAGGAGCCCGCCGGGACCTTCTCCGTGGTGGAGGAGGAACGGCCGCAGGACCGTGACAGCATGGTGCTCATCGACAGTGACGAGGAGAGCGActcgggggggggaggggtggcggcCCGGCGGGTGGTGCCTGACCTCACGGGCCTGTGTCCGCAGCTGTTCTGGACGTACATCCAGGCCATGCTGACCAACCTGGAGAGCCTGTCGCTGGAGCGCATCTACAGCATGCTGCGTATGTTTGTGGTGACCGGCCCCGCGCTGGCCGAGATCGACCTGCAGGAGCTCCAGGGCTTCCTGCAGAAGAAGGTGCGTGACCAGCAGCTGGTCTACGCGGCCGGTGTCTACCGCCTGCCCAAGAGCTGCAGCTGA
- the LRRC26 gene encoding leucine-rich repeat-containing protein 26: MRSPSFLSRRPPPMLLLLLSPWPVWAQPSTATATSGAPGIPDCPEACACAPGGLVNCSGRSLPAVPEGLSRCVRALLLDHNRLRALPPGAFVGAGTLLRLDLRENGLRWVHARAFWSLGALQQLDLSDNLLEALAPGTFSPLRALRALSLAGNRLARLEPAALGALPLLHALSLQDNELSALAPGLLAGLPSLHALHLRGNPWTCGCALRPLCSWLRRHPRPAPEAETLLCVLPGRQTLSPLTAFPDAAFSHCSQPLAPRDLAVVYVLGPVSFLASLAACLALGCLLTACRARRCTALSRLRRPRDPGPGSPAASAQA, encoded by the exons ATGCGGAGCCCCTCCTTTCTCTCGCGGCGGCCGCCGccgatgctgctgctgctgctgtcgcCGTGGCCAGTCTGGGCCCAGCCGTCCACCGCGACCGCCACCTCGGGAGCCCCAGGCATTCCGGACTGCCCCGAGGCGTGCGCGTGCGCGCCGGGCGGCCTGGTCAACTGCTCGGGGCGCTCTCTGCCCGCCGTGCCAGAGGGTCTGAGCCGGTGCGTGCGCGCGCTGCTGCTGGACCACAACCGTCTGCGCGCGCTGCCGCCTGGCGCCTTCGTGGGCGCAGGCACGCTGCTGCGCCTGGACCTGCGGGAGAACGGGCTGCGTTGGGTGCACGCGCGGGCCTTCTGGAGCTTGGGCGCGCTGCAGCAGCTCGACCTCAGCGACAACCTGTTAGAGGCGCTGGCGCCCGGCACCTTCTCGCCCCTGCGCGCGCTGCGCGCCCTCTCGCTGGCCGGCAATCGGCTGGCGCGTCTGGAGCCCGCGGCGCTGGGCGCGCTCCCGCTGCTGCACGCGCTCAGCCTGCAGGACAACGAGCTGTCTGCGCTCGCGCCGGGGCTGCTGGCCGGCCTGCCCTCTCTCCACGCGCTGCACCTGCGCGGCAACCCCTGGACCTGTGGCTGCGCGCTGCGTCCGCTCTGCTCCTGGCTGCGCAGGCACCCGAGGCCGGCGCCAG AGGCCGAGACGCTGCTCTGCGTGTTGCCAGGGCGCCAGACGCTCAGCCCCTTGACCGCCTTCCCGGACGCCGCCTTCAGCCACTGCTCGCAGCCACTCGCCCCGCGGGACCTGGCCGTGGTCTACGTGCTCGGGCCCGTCTCCTTCCTCGCCAGCCTGGCCGCCTGCCTGGCGCTGGGCTGCCTGCTCACCGCCTGCCGCGCGCGGCGCTGCACTGCCCTCAGCCGCCTGAGGAGACCGCGGGACCCTGGCCCTGGGAGCCCCGCCGCCTCTGCTCAGGCCTGA